A portion of the Rhodococcus pseudokoreensis genome contains these proteins:
- a CDS encoding MFS transporter, translated as MTVLSGLRGQTFASLRTTNFRRYITGQTISQAGKWMQTIAQSWLVLELSGSATAIGAVMALQTVPMLLVAPYGGVVADRVDKRRLMIALQTLMGVQALVLGILTVTGTVHLWHVYVLALVLGLNQCFETPTRQSFLLEMVGADQLRNAVSLQSVLTSTARMVGPAIAGLVIAAGGVGLCFLLNAASFVAVVISLLTLDVSQLNPSPPTTRARGQLREGLAYVRQSSELTVPLTMMALVGCFALEFPVVLPVIADQTLDAGPGAYGFITAAMGAGSVMSGLAVATWGRTGTRPLVLTATAFGAALLVAAVAPNLWVMLVVMACVGACSVAFNSTTNSTLQLAAAPDKRGRVMALFGMAFIGSTAVGGPITGWVCEQWGGRAGLLLGAVACLIAAAIGALRPRDRTRPPT; from the coding sequence ATGACCGTCCTCTCCGGCCTCCGCGGACAAACCTTCGCGTCGCTGCGCACCACCAACTTCCGCCGCTACATCACCGGCCAGACGATCTCGCAGGCCGGCAAGTGGATGCAGACTATTGCCCAATCATGGCTCGTCCTCGAACTTTCCGGCTCCGCCACCGCAATCGGGGCGGTGATGGCGTTGCAGACCGTGCCGATGCTCCTCGTCGCCCCGTATGGCGGCGTCGTCGCCGATCGGGTCGACAAGCGACGCCTGATGATCGCCCTGCAAACCTTGATGGGGGTGCAGGCACTGGTCCTCGGAATCCTCACCGTCACCGGAACGGTCCACCTCTGGCACGTCTACGTTCTCGCGCTCGTGCTCGGCCTCAACCAGTGCTTCGAAACTCCGACACGCCAATCGTTTCTGCTCGAGATGGTCGGGGCCGATCAACTGCGCAACGCCGTCAGCCTGCAATCGGTGCTCACCTCCACGGCCCGCATGGTCGGTCCTGCCATCGCCGGGCTCGTCATCGCCGCCGGCGGTGTCGGACTGTGTTTCCTTCTCAACGCCGCAAGTTTCGTCGCGGTCGTGATCTCCCTGCTCACCCTCGATGTCTCGCAGCTGAATCCGTCGCCGCCAACAACCCGGGCTCGCGGCCAGCTCCGCGAGGGTCTCGCGTACGTCCGGCAGTCCTCCGAACTGACCGTACCGCTGACCATGATGGCGCTGGTTGGTTGTTTCGCCCTCGAATTCCCCGTGGTCCTGCCGGTGATCGCCGACCAGACCCTCGACGCCGGGCCGGGCGCATACGGCTTCATCACCGCCGCGATGGGCGCCGGATCGGTGATGAGCGGACTCGCGGTCGCAACCTGGGGCCGTACCGGAACCCGGCCGCTCGTCCTCACCGCGACGGCGTTCGGAGCCGCTCTCCTCGTCGCCGCGGTCGCCCCCAATCTCTGGGTCATGCTGGTCGTCATGGCCTGCGTCGGAGCATGCAGTGTCGCGTTCAACTCGACGACGAACAGCACACTGCAACTTGCCGCCGCACCGGACAAACGCGGACGGGTCATGGCCCTGTTCGGCATGGCATTCATCGGATCCACCGCGGTCGGCGGACCCATCACCGGATGGGTGTGTGAGCAATGGGGCGGCCGCGCAGGACTGCTTCTCGGAGCCGTCGCCTGCCTGATCGCCGCAGCCATCGGTGCGCTGCGTCCGAGAGACCGAACTCGGCCACCGACCTAG
- a CDS encoding amidohydrolase family protein, with translation MDIVDTHCHIISDDVTRYPRAPIGGTQSGWATTRPVTADGMVERMDEAGIGQAVLVQATTAYGYDNSYVLDSRAQRPDRFIVVGTVDPLRPDAADNLEAAVGDTGLAGVRLFTSGSTVPTQGEWFAAPETYPFWDKATELGVTVCLQMRLGPATEQLHLLLRRFPKVRVLLDHMGYPDIAASPTDAGETVAELAVHPALHLKLTHRNLERLHDAGTKAAGFLDPVLKSFGANRIAWGSNLPAAEQSLPELVALAQEVLAEVPEPERREIFAGTARRLYPGLAG, from the coding sequence TTGGACATCGTCGACACCCACTGCCACATCATCTCCGACGACGTGACCCGCTACCCCCGGGCCCCGATCGGCGGGACCCAGTCCGGTTGGGCGACCACCCGCCCGGTCACCGCCGACGGCATGGTCGAGCGCATGGACGAGGCCGGGATCGGCCAGGCCGTACTGGTACAGGCCACAACCGCCTACGGCTACGACAACTCCTACGTACTCGACAGCCGGGCGCAGCGGCCGGACCGGTTCATCGTGGTGGGCACGGTGGATCCATTGCGGCCGGACGCCGCCGACAACCTGGAGGCCGCGGTCGGCGACACCGGCCTCGCCGGGGTCCGGCTGTTCACCAGCGGCAGCACGGTGCCCACGCAGGGCGAGTGGTTCGCCGCGCCGGAGACGTATCCCTTCTGGGACAAGGCCACCGAACTCGGAGTCACGGTGTGCCTGCAGATGCGGCTCGGTCCGGCAACCGAACAACTGCATCTTCTGCTGCGCCGGTTCCCGAAGGTCCGCGTGCTGCTCGACCACATGGGGTACCCCGACATTGCCGCCTCGCCCACCGATGCCGGTGAGACTGTGGCGGAGTTGGCTGTTCACCCCGCCCTGCACCTCAAGCTGACCCACCGCAACCTCGAACGCCTGCACGACGCCGGCACGAAGGCCGCAGGTTTCCTGGATCCGGTGCTCAAAAGCTTCGGAGCGAACCGGATCGCGTGGGGCTCCAACCTTCCCGCCGCGGAACAGTCGCTGCCCGAACTCGTCGCCCTCGCCCAGGAGGTGCTGGCCGAGGTTCCCGAGCCCGAACGCCGGGAAATCTTCGCGGGCACGGCACGACGGCTGTACCCCGGCCTGGCCGGATAG